The following nucleotide sequence is from Streptomyces sp. HUAS CB01.
CCCGTGCGAATGGTCAATACGCCGGAGCAACCGAAACCAGGCATCAACTCGCGCTTGTAATAGGTCTGTTGGGGAGGCGACCGATGGTGCACTGCCCCATGGCGCAATGCACGGATGTGTTTCTCCGAGACGCATTTCCTCGCCGCTTCGTCGTGTGCGGGGCGTTTTCCTGTGGCGTGTCGTCCCGTGACGCATTGCCCGAAGGGGCATTGCCTGAAGGGGCATTGCCTGAAGGGGCATTGCCCGAAAGGGTGTTGCCCGATCGGGGGTGAGCCCGCCTCATGAATTCCGCGCGGGTCCGATGGCATAGCGTTATGCCCTGACCACCATTCCGTCCCACGCCCGGAAGACGATCCCTGAGGATGCCCCGCACCCGCACGATCCTGCTGGGAGGAGCCGCGGCCCTGTGCACCGCCGGCGCACTCGCCCTCGCCCTCGTCAACGACCCCGCACATGACATCCGGCCCGGTGCCGACGGCCGGAACCCGAGTTGCGGGCGGATCACCGAGGAGTCCCCGCGTGAACTGGGGGGCAGGACCCGCGAGGAGGTGGACCTGCCCGGAGTCGCCGTCTGGGGGGACGGCGACGTCGTCCTGCGGTGCGGGCTTCCCGCGCCGCCGCCGACCACCGATCCGTGTTTCGAGGCCGGCGGCGTCGACTGGGTGATCGACCTGAAGAAGTCCACCCGGGACCGGAAGGTGATCGTCACCTACGGGCGCAGCCCCGCGACCGAGGTCACCTTCGCCGCCGACATGACGACCACGGACGCCGCGATCCTCGGCCTCTCCTCGACGGTCGCCCCCCTCGTCGAGCAGACCGACCAGTGCATCGGGCCCGACGGGCCGTGAACGGCGCCGTGCCCGCCCATGGGCTGGGCGGGCACGGCGCGTTCTTCCCTCACGCGGCAGAGGGGCCCCTTCGCTGAACCGGTGCCTTCGCCAGGGTCCGTGTGCACTCCGGATCCGTGCACAGCGACTCGTGGGCGAGCGCGGAGACGATCGCGGCCTGCGTCCGCGTCTCCTGCCCGGTCTTGCCCACGATGTTCGCGATGTGCGCCTTCACCGTCCGCTCCGCGATCCCCAGCTCCCGGGCCAGCTCCCGGTTGCCCACACCTGTCCCCAGCAGAAGGAGGACTTCCTTCTCCCGGTCGGTCAGGCTGTCCAGCCGCCACACGCCGTACTGCGGATCGTGTTCCGTACGACGGTAGGAGCAGGAGGCATCTGCCATATCGGACCGTTTGGTCATTCCGGCCCCTCCTGATCCCGGCATTCCCAGCAGACCCCCGTGGTCTGGGTGCGCCGGAGATCAACTCCCAACCTACCCGGGCCCTCTGACGTGAGCACGTCCGTAAGTGCACAACCAGCCTGCTCCGAAAGGGCGTTGCCCCGACGGGAGGGGATCAAGGGGCAACGCACGAAGAGACGATTACCCCGATCCGTCCCTCTCCACAGCCTCGTTGACGAACACCCGCCAGACACGCAACGAGGGGAAACACCGTGCACAACCGCACCATGGGCCGGCTGACGGCCACCGCTGCCGCAGCCGTGGCCGGCCTTGCCGTCCTGTCCCCGACCGTCTGCCAGGCCGCCGTCCCCGGCGCACCGGACGCCGTACAGGCGGACGCGGCCGCCGAGCTTCCCGCCGAGCTCACCGTCGCCGGCTACAAGACGTACCTGAAGAAGAACTGGGACAAGGGCGGCCGCGAGACCACCGCCCGCTTCGCCAGGCTCACCCCGGCCCAGCAGAAGAAGTTCGTGAAGTACCTGGAGGACCGGAGGGTCCACAGCGCACTCAAGGACCAGGTGAAGGGCAACTTCGGCCGCCCGCTCCACGTCGTCGACCCCTGCAACGCGGACGTCACCTTCGTCACCGACGTCACCGCCACCGTCGCCAAGGACAAGAACGCCACGGCCCCCCTGCGCTTCTCGGTGTCCGAGCGCATCTACGGCATCCCGGTGACCACCGAGACCCGCACGGTCAGCGTGCCACCAAGGGTGCGGTCCGGAAGACGGTCGCCACCGCATCGGTGAAGAACGTCAACGCCGCGATCGCCGTCAAGGCCGGCCCGGTCGCGGCCGCCACCAAGGGGGCGTCACGAAGGCGGAGGTCGCCTGGACGGCGAAGCCGCTGGTGAAGGCGTTCGGCCAGAAGGCGTTCGTCAAGGACCAGTCCGTGTCCGCCGCGATCACCAGGACCGGCAAGTACTTCACCGGCAAGCTGACCAACCGGTAGGGGGCCGGCGGGGCACTCCGGCCGGCGGCACCGCCGTCGACCGTACCCGCCGCCGGTCCGCCCGACGAGTCGTCACCACCGGGGCCGCGCCTCGTCACGAGTTGTCCAGCCAGCCCCGCAGAGTGGCGCGGGCACCCGCCTGGAAGCGGGTCTCCGCGCCCAGGGACTCCAGCAGCCTGCTGATCCGCCGCCGCGCGGTGTGCACATGGACACCCAGCCGGCGTGCGATCGCCTCGTCCTTGAGACCGGCCGCCAGCAGGGTCAGCAGTTCCTTCTGCTCGGCGGGCAGCGCCCCGGGCGGCGCCGGGCGCGTCCCGCCCGCCGGAGGCGGCGCCGTGCGCGGTCCGCCCACCGGGGCCGCCCGGTCCCACACCGTCTCGAAGAGCGGCACGAGCGCGTGCCGCAGCAGCGCGTCCCCGACCAC
It contains:
- a CDS encoding DUF3515 family protein, which codes for MPRTRTILLGGAAALCTAGALALALVNDPAHDIRPGADGRNPSCGRITEESPRELGGRTREEVDLPGVAVWGDGDVVLRCGLPAPPPTTDPCFEAGGVDWVIDLKKSTRDRKVIVTYGRSPATEVTFAADMTTTDAAILGLSSTVAPLVEQTDQCIGPDGP
- a CDS encoding helix-turn-helix domain-containing protein; translated protein: MTKRSDMADASCSYRRTEHDPQYGVWRLDSLTDREKEVLLLLGTGVGNRELARELGIAERTVKAHIANIVGKTGQETRTQAAIVSALAHESLCTDPECTRTLAKAPVQRRGPSAA